Proteins from one Pseudomonas bijieensis genomic window:
- a CDS encoding DUF6231 family protein — protein sequence MTVAISSRTPQQALAAVLDRYAPQKLLLIGASGFPALEAFQQAHPDTEVVHAGPGALPADVAARRFDLALALDCLEHLPKRDGLNLLGGIRNLNASRIAVLADLNACGWQETDFFSLALQASERFQREEQVLTLFTYDLLEYKQVPDWLNSRFWANPENFGKYWW from the coding sequence ATGACCGTTGCCATTTCTTCGCGTACGCCCCAGCAAGCCCTGGCGGCCGTGCTTGACCGTTATGCCCCGCAAAAACTGCTGTTGATCGGTGCCAGTGGCTTTCCCGCACTCGAAGCGTTCCAGCAGGCCCACCCCGACACCGAAGTGGTCCATGCCGGCCCAGGCGCGCTGCCGGCGGACGTGGCGGCGCGGCGTTTTGACCTGGCCCTGGCGCTCGATTGCCTGGAGCATTTGCCCAAGCGCGACGGTCTGAACCTGTTGGGCGGCATCCGCAATCTCAACGCCAGCCGTATCGCCGTGCTGGCAGACCTCAACGCCTGCGGCTGGCAAGAGACGGACTTTTTTTCCCTGGCCCTGCAAGCCAGCGAGCGATTCCAGCGCGAAGAGCAGGTGCTGACCCTGTTTACCTATGATCTGCTTGAATACAAGCAAGTCCCCGACTGGCTCAACTCGCGCTTTTGGGCCAACCCGGAAAACTTTGGAAAATATTGGTGGTAG
- a CDS encoding YchJ family protein has protein sequence MNTSPHTPICPCGSGNTLDACCGHYHDGHPAPCAEALMRSRYSAYVLGLVDYLVATTLPAQQQGLDRQSISEWSANSTWLGLEVESSEVFGGQPEHAFVTFTARWHDGQGEHSHREQSSFVQNNGRWYFIDPTVPVKTGRNDNCPCGSGHKFKKCCAGYFNR, from the coding sequence GTGAACACAAGCCCGCACACACCCATTTGCCCCTGCGGCAGTGGCAACACACTGGACGCCTGCTGCGGCCATTACCACGACGGTCACCCGGCGCCTTGCGCCGAAGCCTTGATGCGCTCGCGCTACAGCGCCTACGTGCTGGGCCTGGTGGATTATCTGGTCGCCACCACCCTGCCCGCCCAGCAGCAAGGGCTCGATCGCCAGTCGATCAGCGAGTGGAGCGCCAACAGCACCTGGTTGGGACTGGAGGTGGAAAGCAGCGAAGTGTTCGGCGGGCAACCGGAGCACGCCTTTGTCACGTTCACGGCGCGCTGGCACGACGGCCAGGGGGAGCACAGCCACCGTGAACAATCTTCGTTCGTACAGAACAACGGGCGCTGGTACTTCATCGACCCGACCGTGCCAGTCAAGACTGGCCGCAACGACAACTGCCCGTGCGGCAGCGGGCACAAATTCAAGAAGTGCTGCGCCGGCTACTTCAATCGCTGA
- a CDS encoding LEA type 2 family protein: MTPPSLLLRITCLLLFVGLGGCASWWGEEAPEPQVHLVKVEVVRARLLEQKFMLHFRVDNPGDSDLTVRGLTYRIHLGDLLLTEGEHEHWFTVRPRHSAYFKVPIRTNLWPQVRDVVKLLEKPREQIPYRLEGELETGLFIAHYVHLERNGVIIAADFIAE, translated from the coding sequence ATGACCCCACCATCACTCTTGCTGCGCATCACCTGCCTGCTGCTATTCGTCGGGCTCGGCGGCTGCGCGTCCTGGTGGGGTGAAGAAGCCCCTGAGCCACAAGTGCATCTGGTCAAGGTCGAGGTGGTGCGGGCCCGGCTGCTGGAACAGAAGTTCATGCTGCACTTTCGCGTCGACAACCCGGGCGACAGCGACCTGACCGTTCGCGGCCTGACGTATCGCATCCACCTGGGCGACCTGTTGCTGACCGAAGGTGAGCATGAACACTGGTTCACCGTACGCCCCAGACACAGTGCCTACTTCAAGGTGCCGATCCGCACCAACCTGTGGCCGCAGGTGCGGGATGTGGTGAAGTTGCTGGAGAAACCCCGGGAACAGATCCCCTATCGTCTGGAAGGTGAGCTGGAAACCGGATTATTCATCGCCCACTACGTGCACCTTGAGCGCAATGGCGTGATAATCGCCGCCGATTTTATTGCGGAGTAA
- a CDS encoding SEC-C metal-binding domain-containing protein has product MTQQPHVHGPDCNHDHDHHHDHDHGHVHGPNCGHAHQEPVRNALKDVGRNDPCPCGNGKKFKKCHGA; this is encoded by the coding sequence ATGACCCAGCAACCCCATGTCCACGGCCCTGATTGCAACCACGATCACGACCATCATCACGATCATGACCACGGCCACGTCCACGGCCCGAACTGCGGCCACGCCCACCAGGAACCGGTACGCAACGCCCTGAAGGATGTCGGCCGCAACGACCCTTGCCCATGCGGTAATGGCAAGAAATTCAAGAAGTGCCACGGGGCTTGA